In Esox lucius isolate fEsoLuc1 chromosome 3, fEsoLuc1.pri, whole genome shotgun sequence, the sequence agcaaaaatgtaatggctgaggtaaaagttgcattctgctgtttaaatagggTAATGATTAAaaagtctgccacatagaaaaccagggattgaaacccgCCAGCGACAAtaatattcatccctcctaatcggctgaactaggattgcctggttccttttctggttctgggtctttttcttttgtttttatttccactccttcgattggacatcctggctactagcggcattgggcatttttaaatagcaaaaatgtctctagtgagagcatgcagggagatgcttcctgtgccccgcttggccccctgaaacgctgctcgcagctttagttgcattatgtatttatttgcaaTTTACGCAGGGTGCTAACTTTTTTGACGGGGTTGTACAACCCATGGCCCCAAGTGAGGAAGAAAGCACCATCACTACAGTTGTCAAGGCTGCCATTTGAGAGGACCTGCACCCCAGATACCACTATAATGTACATGACTCCATTAATAGTTCTACTGCACTGGTTCAAGTCCCTGTCTCACCTAGACCCTGCCTTACACCGGAGGATATACAGTGATCTGACCACTGAGATTGTGGCCACTGagggggtaaaaaaaaaaagtgatctAATCTTATTATATGATATTGCTATTAGaatcacacattttatttggaataaTAGATTTGATTAAATCAGAAAAATGACCCGATCCAGACACTGCGACTaagtattataaaaaaaatttgatcTAATAAGTCTGGCTTTTGAAAGACAGATTTAACACTGACAAATGTGACATTCTTGAGAGTTGGGCTCACTCAATAAATGATGATGGTATGTGTTCCGGCAGCTTAGATTATCAAATTACAGCAGGAAAGTAACTTAACCAAATTGAACTGAGAAATTATGAGTCTtaaacattttgcaaaaaaGCATCTTCAACTTTTTACGGCCaagtaaataatataatttcaagTATTTACTTGATTATAATTCAAAAATCTTTTGCCATGATATTGCAGGCTGCTCCCTCAGACCATTTCAGGTAATGCATTCTGAGAAATCTATTTTCCATAGCAATGGGCTATTTAATAACATTGAGGATTAAAAGGATGACATTAATTTAGTCATCAATTGAATACAAGGTCCAACCAAAATGGGCCTTTAGCTTTTAACCCAATCCTTCCAGATTGGAAGCACCCGAGAGCTAACAAATTGCACGCCCAGACAGCTATAAGTGTGAACTGTCTTCTATTAAGGACAGAATGGATTTTTCAATTTGCTGGCCTGGGATTAAATACAGCAACATGCAAATTCCTGGTGAGATGCTATAACTGCTAAGCTATCCTAACTGCTAGTCTAATAATAAAGGCAACCCTCTTAAGAATATTTCCAGTTAACTTTCAAGTATTTACAGGATGTCTTTTTAAAAACGTAACATTTGAAGGACATGCTATGCATTGTAATGGTTACCCTAtctaaaatatttgaataatgaATATATGACTCATtcaaatttaatttatttaaatttaattcTACATCCATTTCACTTAAAACATTCTATGACCAAATAacgatttaatttttttaattacagtttGTATTGCTTACTCACCAACCCTGCTATTTAAGGTATACCCAGCAGCATATACAGCATCTAGATCTAACACACGGTCTACTCAATTTGTCATTTAAATCAGTCACTTCAGTCAGTCAATATCACTAACAAAAAGTATTCATGTTATTAAAATGCatcttttaattaaaaatgaaaactataatggctgtaacaaaatgtcacaataAATAGCATCATCCTCATCCTACAGTTCCAATGGGAATCTCCAAGGACAAACTCCaagtacattttacacattatattataaaaatttacattgaagtttaatatttaatttgtaaacTGTGTGAAGTTGGTTGTGTGAAGTTGTACATAATTGCACTTTTATTGCTGCTTTCGTAAGTCACACTGTAAGGTCACTTCTAGtgatgaaattaaaataaattctgcCATTTGATTGCTATggtttgtcatttccaacccTAATACCTGTTGTGTATGACAAGTATCCTGGCTCTATTGTATGTTACAAACATGAGCAGCCTCCTGAGCAGAGACTTCAGTATGAGTCTGACAACATGTCTATTACATCCTATGCTGGTGAAAACACAGATTTCAAGTAATAATGTTCTTTTTTGTACACATCATGATATTTGAGACACATTTTTGCAGCTTCTTAAATGTTAGGAAAAATTATCTTCTAAGTTTTTTGGCAATATACACAATTGGGTGGACATATAATATACAAACCAAGGTACAAGGAAAAGAGGTGCGGTGCTTTAACacttgtctgtatgtgtgtagccATGAAGTCTCACAGCCCAGTTGTCTTCCCTATAGGGCCCAAGAGTCCACCCAGTTCCAACAGCTTTTACAATGTTCCCTTCCATCATAGTGGAGAATGTGGTGCTTATTTCAATTGCGGTGTTCAGGGCAAATAAGTGTAGTGGTACTGTACACAATTTACCTCAAGCTCGTCACAGGACAATAAAGACTTTCAAAGATACAGTATTTCCAGTCCACGTACCGTTTGATACAAACATGTTGATGAACTATTTGACTCAGACATAACGCCATCATTGCCTTTTTCAACACATCAATGCACTTTCCCATTCTGTAGCATTCCCACTTTCACTTTTCCTGGAGAACGCAGCACACTAATACAGCCACGGGCCATTTTATGCATCCACATGATGTTCATGATGTCTAGACAGAAGCTGGGACCAATCCAGGCACAGCGACCACCAAAAGCTACCCGGTAAAAGGGCTCTGTCCCGTACACGGCATACATCCTACTGTAGTACAGCGGCATGACTGCTATCCTCACCATGAAGAAGGAAGCCGTCATGGCAATGCCGTTGACCATATTTGGTAATGATTTTTTGGGATAACCAAGCACTTCAAAGAACCAGCTGAAAGAAAGATACAGTTGGTATAGTTATGGAGACAGAATAAGAGAGCATTAAAGAGTAAGATGATGATTTTGGCAATGAGACCATTAATCAAACTTCTGGAcaattgtactgtatgtctgtgtacagTTTAAGGAATTCCCAACTTTACGAAATTCCAAAGTAGCGTTAGCACATGGACTCAAAGTATCTGGGAACACCTAGCATGCTACATTTCCTGTCAATGTGCTCAGTTCATTTGACTCTGAGGAAGTACATTAAGAACCTAATTGCCAAAATTCTGAACTATCCCTTCAAATTGATTCTAATTAAGTCATGGAAATCAACCAGAAATTTTAGCTAGATCACATATCAACACCTAGTACATATCTTTTAACCCCATATAATCAATACTCAGAATCAATACTTCATTTTGGTTCATACGTCTTACCCTTCAATCTCCTGATTGCATTTTCAAATTTTCTATATTCAAGGTTTCATTTATCTGTTCTctatttgtcttttttattatttgaccATACCTTTTACTACAGTAATATTTGGAACAAGAATCAAGCATTTTGCtgccaaattatattttttcaaccaatgaaatgtattttaagtaaAAGCAACAGtgtattagcattttttttattaacatttgtaCATTATGTAATTAATAATGTGTGAAACAATTACATAATGTACTACTTTTCAGATGGGTGTTACTCACTATTAGTAGTTAAACATTAACGgttaaaagtatttaaaaagaaaGTTGAATAAACTATTACGAATGACAACAAAGACCCTGTGCAAAAAAACTGCCAGGGCAGTACATTATAGGGATTGCTCTTCGTCCCAGTAAACTGAGTCGGCGTGCATGCATTTGTGCAAAAGTCAGTTTGGAACAAGGGTAACCTACCGCTGGTTCACACAAGGAGTGGAAAGCTCTGCGACCAGACGGAAGTTAGCAAAATAAGGCAACATTCCTATGCTCTAAAAGAGAAAGGAACAGAACAAAGTGCAAAGAAGATAATAGCAAGAGAAGAACGCAACATAATGTAAATTCTTGATTATTAAAAACTGTGAACTTACCAAAAAAGCTCAGAAGAATTGTGGTGTACTTACGGGGCTATGGCATGGTTAATAAACTtgagtaaacattttcaaaatctgtaTAAATATCGTTGGTGAACGCTCCAGCGGTGCATGCTCATACATCTACATACTGGTAAGTCCACACTGTTACACTAGACTAGTGCTCAAAGTACCACTACAGAAATAATTGCAGACAAGATAGGTAGGGACCCCTACTGTACCAAACTAAATGACACAGGCCTACTCTTTGTTTAGGATATATTCTGCATGGACTTTTAAAATGCAACTGCACAAGTAAAGGCACTCATTGCAGTACTGAAGAGAAAAAACATTCTAGAGAGTTGTATCTTCTAATTATGGATATTGTTGATGACTTAAGTTACtcataatacatttcaaaactcAGACAATCCATTCCAAAAGTAGCCAATACAGTTTACTAAGAAAAGTCAGTTGGTGGCTTTAAATGAGAATCCCTTTTGTGAGTTTGTGCAAGGTATCATGCATTACCTAGACAAATCTGCAGCTGCTTGGATACACATTATGCCTAGTCATAAAATTCAATTTCGATGGAGAATTATATTGAGGTTGTTTTATAGACCAGGACTTAACTAAATCTGCAAGGTGtcccaaaaacaacaattactcTGGGCAGCCACGGAAACCAATTGCATAGAACATACATCTCCAGAAAAAATTTAGAGATCACtggacatttttctttccttcccaaaaaagttgaaaaggaaagttttgagtgaggaaacgcagcgttcaatttgcagtggtctcttaattttaaccgttcttttcctcactcaaaacattttggaaaggaaagaaaaaggggcaggggtctcttaattttttccagagctatataaaCAGGACCAACCTCAGTTAATACAAATCACACTGTTCTCTAGCCTTTGAGGGTGCAATCAATAAACTGATGCAAAAAACTCTGATTCTCATTCCACTACGTTAGCTAACATTCTTTACTCACACTTGAACAAATGTCATTGGGAATGTGTAATCAAATTTAATTGACTCATTCCTTGAATCACAGAAGGTCAGCCGACAATGCTTTCTTCAAACTGTACCTATTTTTTATAACAAAAATATCCAACTGCACAAGCTACATATTAATCTTTAGGGACTCTAACAAACATCTAACAATGTGCATGTGCTTACTTACACTGGACCCTTCCATGACAGGAGGGAAACAATTTAGTTTAGTTCCATTTCAGTGTAGTTGAACAGAGTACAGTAAAAAAGTTGTGCAATTTATCAAACTgtgcaacaacaaaatatagCACTGCAAGTGAGTAATAACACTAAatttacattttccaaacattaaaatattttatccctGCTCCGTCCTTTACGAACCAATCTTCCTGATCCTGTGAAACAACACGGTTGTTTACCCTTGGACCTTGTCCCTTCTCCATCTTGTCTGCACTTTCTGCTGTGGGTCAGTAAGGAACTCACCAGCACATAGTAGTAAGCATACAGCGCTGCCAGGTGGTGGATTACAAAAAACTTGTCCCCTATTGCTTGCCAATAGAAACATATGAGCAGCATATCTGTAAGACAAACAGGGAAAtagctcagggacagaatgggTCAAGATAGTACATGGAAATGTACAGAGAAATACAAAGAGTTAGCGTGTTGGGAAGTGGAGACCCACCTGATAATAGGTAACCACAGGTAATTGCCACATTTTTTTTGACCAGTGACGGATTGCCCCTATTTGCAAGGAGCACAAGCACGTGTTCAACATTTAAGAAGTATGGTAAGAATTTCTAACAATCACTATTTTACCAAGTATTACACACATTCTAGTAAGAAAAATTCTTACCAGACAGGGTCTTCATTAACGGCGTCATCAAATAGTAAGATGTAGATACAAAAAAGCCCCACTATCATTGCATGTACTGTCGACACAGTTCTAAAAATACATAGGAGACATAAGAACATATTTCTTAAACTTCACATGTTGGTGCCAGCAGTGTTTCCACACCATCggacatgtattttaaaaagtgttCACACTCATGAATGGGCATTTACTGGAAACTtaatagcaaaaaatatattggtTAGAAGCTTTGATTTACACTATTTAATAACATCCAAATATCAATTGACCAGTCTCTTGACAAGAGACGGTGTACCTGGAGTTCCATTCTATGGTGTGTCTGGGGCCTAGACGGTGGTACCCAGGGCAGAACTGAGCTGAGATCCAGGGGCTTACAAAGtggaacagacactggaatgtcACAAAGCTGATGGCAGTGATGGACAAAACCAGGGGAGAAAACATCTCCATGACCACTCCTTGCtaggaaggggagagagaaacacaggacTGTATGCGTTCATTTAATTTAACACAATATACACATAACAGTACAATAACTTTGATTTATTTCCATTATTAAGCACagaatgtcaactttcactgacAGGTAGGCTTGAGCAATGAGCAAAAAGTGAAGAATTCTAACTTCAAATCTAGACAATGCCTGTGTATAATTGACACAGTTTGGGTCATAAAGTAACCATGACAGCCTGCATTAACAGCCTTTTGAGAACTTTGTCCTCAACTTCATTTGCACACTTAGAATACCAGCAAAACTCTgcatttttaatgcattttctgTATAATTTACCTGTGCAGATACTGCACCACCAATTGTGCACATATTGTATTCCCACTTAAGTTATCACCACTTCTACAGTGTCCTTGTGCCAGGATCCATGATTTTGTGATTACCATTTCACAAAATAAGGGATCTATTGCACGCAACAGtgaccataaaacatttacttGAATTGAGTCTTTGCTCAAAATTTCCATCAGGTTTAGCCATTGGATTGGCTAGGTTGACCCTTTTTGTATAGCTGACTACCTACTAACATGCAGTGTTCTCTAATACAGCTTTGATCCGAGGAAAAGGCTAATTAATGTTGTGCCACATTTTGCACATGGATTCACTGCTGTTGGTAACATCTGTGTCGAAATTTTTTGACAATTGCATGTAACTGTTAATGTGTGACACCAAAGTGTTATTCACAATAGTTAGGGTAAAGTGCATGCCAGTAGCATCGGCTTAACTGTTTGAGGACGCAATTAAGATAAAATAATCTGCAGTTTTCTATAGTTAATGGCCCTTATTGGGGGTGTTGATGGGTGTTTAATATGACACTTAACTATGTGAACATTACTAAGATTTAATGTTGAGTTTACAGGCCCTTTCAAAGAGGTCTGCACCGCTTTACAAATAGGCAAGTAGCACACTGTCAAGTGGTCACCAGATCCTACTTTTGGCAAATGGCAGTAGTGGACGACACTGACCGTCTGTTCACCTgtcaaaatattaatttttttccccctgtatTTCCTGTATTTCTAGTCCTTCCTAGTTCACATATCTACAACCACTCAAATTCTACTCcaatagccccccccccccccccccccacacacacatccttgaAAAAGTAGTGCGTTAATTAAAAGTTCTGACAAAAAAGTGCACTAGAGATAAAACGGTTGAAGGAACAGAACCTCACCTTCAGCTAACAGGTGTGGATGACCAATCATACTTCTGGAAAGTAAACAACTCTTTGACCCTGTCTGGCTCTGGCTCAAAATGCTGACGGTCTGTAACAAAATACTGAGGCTCAAGCAGTCAGATTTGTCTTCATGCTCCCACAGCCCCAAATCCCCTGAACAAGTGAAAAAATACATGAGACCTCCAAGTAATTCTCAAGTGTTTGGTCTGGCAGTTGTTGATCACAAGTTTCTAACAGCCTATGATTGTGACAAAATAGAGCCTGCTGTGGGATAGCCTAAATTGCTTGCACAACAGGAAATGTGAACAACTGAATTTACAATAACATCATGGCCTAAGTTTTCAAAATAATGCATTAAACTATTTTACAACAAAATGATCCCTACTGTAGAAACTAAACATTAGCCAATATACCATACATAGATGATGGTAGATACTGAATGTACAGCAAATCAGCTTTTTTATAGAAATTTGTTGAACTGGtccctgataaaataatgtGTCCCTGTGTTCAACGAGTTCTAATCGGTAAATTTCTACCACAGCTTGCACCATTGAAGTGTGATAGGTCAATATACATGCAGACATTTATCAAGGCCATTGTACATAATTGACACAAGTATTCTGTATTTGAACTACTTACCCTTCAGTCAGTGTTGTTTCTAAGCAATTATTTTCCTCGCGAACAAATAATGTAGTATTTTGTGACACTTCAACGCTCCGTCGATATGGCCCACACTGTTGCATTGGCAATGACGCCCTATAATAACCTTGCCGTCATCGTGCGTTACAGCTCAAGCATTTCGAGGGGAGCACCATATCCATAGATATAAATATCCCCTCGTGATTTCGCAACCATGGCTAGGAGTTGGACGCTTTAGGAACAACTTACACCTACACCAGTTTTATATTGTGCCAAGCGCAATTGCAGAAAACGAGTAAAACGGGTTGCTCGACATATTCAAAATGATTCCATGTCGAAACGCAGACTATTTGGTCGTTATAGAAACTGCTTTACAAATGCAGAGATTTAATCTTGTCAAAAACACTAGCGGAAAAAACTGGTGAAACTGGTTGTCcaattaggtaaaaaaaaaatacacgaCTGCAGTCTTTCATGCACGAGAGAATGTAAACAACTCGGGTTTTCGATGGTTTCCTTTACGTCAAGCAGCGTAAACGCTGTTAACGTCGTTTTTCACATTTGcgaaatatatacattttaaaatcgcCTATCGGTTATCATACAACTGCCTTCTGGTAGACAGTTGAGAAAAAAACGTTGTCTCAAATGCTATATTTGGAATCACTATTCCTGGCTTTGTAGTCCCCCAAATATGTAAACCTGTTTTGAAAAGCTGCTACGCGATGGATTTATCCGATTGTAACTAGATGTGGGTAACCATTAAGCAAGCTTCATCGTataaaaaaccaaaacaaatttaTATagttccttctctccctccatctccatcctCTCTATATGCGCTTGCGTGCGTTTGGACGGTATGGTGTGACGAAATTGCTGGGGAGTGTCGGTTTAcggaatacattttatgaacttCCTCATTCTTCTTCTCAAAACCTCTCCCCATCATGCTTTACTAAACTAAGGCCCCATGATTCTGTTCTAGAAGCATGCTTTTCATTATGCTCTAATAATGTAAAAACGCACAGTCTTAGGTAGAAAAGAAAAAACCACTTGAAGGACGGGTGGTTGGGCATAACTGTGAGGTGAATGGGCTGGAGATTGCGGCTAAGAGTAGGGATGTTGAGAATGTGTAGATGAAATGTGAACACCGGGGAATGGGGAGCGATGGGTGGATAAGGTATTTAGGATCAGGGGCAGTAAGGAAGTTAGTGTGGGGTCAGATTCTGAAAGTGGATAAGAGGGTTGGTGGATACTGGAGAGGGAAGTGAAGGCTTTAAAGTTTGAGGATGTGGAGGGAGCTAGGTTTCTGAGCCCTATGGTGTTATCAGTGGCATTAAAGAAAGTCAAGCGATTGTTCTCTATGAGAGGAGAGAAGGTTGAAATTTGTGTCTTTTggtttattttgaaggaacaaaGCTGTCTGACAATGTTTGAAATGGCTATTTGAGCTATTTTTTGAGAGCCTATGTGAGTGCCTAGGTGCGAAAGAGAGTTATGGTTCAAAAGGTGCGGATGGAAAGGCATGTCTTATGCTGCAGCTGTAATGGGGTTCAGGCCGACGATTACAATAGGACGGAGGGTTGTATTGAGTGCGAATGTGTAAATGAGGAGATGTTACTAGTGTATGAGGCAAAGTTTGTGAAATGTATGGTTAAGCAAGAAAGTTTATTTagatagcacaattcatacatagaagcaattcaatgtgcctttcaattaaaaagaaaaacattaaaatacaatagaataaaaacaaatactccaCCTTAATAATCAAACAAGGGggacaacatcataataagaaaatatagaataagaaaatatacagtgaagggaaaaaagtatttgctcccctgctgattttgtacgtttgcccactgacaaagaaattatcagtctataattttaatggtaggtttatttgaacagtgagagacagaataacaacaattataacaaaacaaaatccagaaaattctataaattgatttgcattttaatgagtgaaataagtatttaatcccctctcaatcagaaagatgtctggctcccaggtgtcttttatacaggtaatgagctgagattaggagcacactctttttggtaacacactacgccgtgaaggactgaaatcctgcagcacccgccaggtccccctgctcaagaaagcacatgtacaggcccatctggagcttgccaatgaacatctgaatgattcagaggagaactgggtgatgTGTTGTGGTCATATGTCatatgagaccaaaattgagctcttTGCATCAACTCAAcccgccgtgtttggaggaggaggaatgctgcctatgaccccaagaacaccatccccaccgtcaaacatggaggtggaaacatgctTTCGGGGTGTTTTtctggctcaagaagaagcacattaaggacctagccagtcaccagaccttaatcccaaaGAAAATCTGCGGAGgaagctgaaggtttgagttgcctaacatcagcctcgaaacattaatgacttggagaagatctgcaaagaggagtgggacaaaaccCTCCTGAGacgtgtgcaaacctggtggccaactacaagaaaagtctgacctctgtgtttgccaacaaaggttttgccaccaagtactaaatcatgttttgcagaggggttgaatacttacttcactcattaaaatgcaaatcaattcatacattttttggtcatgtgtttttctgcaggggatcaaatagtttccctcactgtaaattgataaaaacaaaataaaaacaaaaacataattggtAGATTCCATAGTAGATTCcttgaggaagctataaaaacTCTAAGGCTAAcggtgtggttaagtttaaatgctcagtcataggcacatgaaaagagaagtgttccctggattaaaaaatgtataagtttggggcacatctaagatcttttggtagtttattccagttgtgtattgcataactgctaaatgcagctttgccatatttattttggactctgggctctgctagctgacctgagttcatgaaTCTAAGAGCACTGCTGGTTTATAATCTTccaaaatatcagaaatgtattcagggcctaaaccattcagtgatttatagactaaaagcaccacttcaaaatctattctgtaactgactggaagccagtgcaaagatttaagaaccggagtgatgtgcttctggtagcagcattctgaatgagctgcagtcgttttacagtctttttgagtagtccagttaagaggccattacagcaGTCAACTCTACCAGAGAAAATCATGAATGagcttcttttgtttttttggggggcaccaagcctttgattctggctatatttttaacataataaaatgctgttttggtgaccgctttgatatgactgttgaaTGTGAGATCTGACTTTTTTATGCTCAGTAACCATTCTTaatcttatttgtttttttatttctcttgtACAAAAATTGCTGCACCAACAGACCAGAAAAGATTCCTAGTTTGTTGAGAAACTTATAAACctttttctgattctgataattTCTTGTAATCTATTGTAGACAGTTTGGCTCATCCAGGCATTTATGTACTATATACTGCGACACAGTGAGTCTACTGAGCTGTAGTTATACGGTTCGAGAACCATATACAGTTAGATCCAGAAATATTTGAACACTTAcactattttcataatttttgctCTGTAGTCCACCACAATAATTTGGAAattaaacaaccaagatgcaattgaagtgcagactttcagcttaaattcaaggggttgaaaaaaatattatatgaaacgtttaggaattgtaaccattttcatacacagtccccttatatcagggtctcaaatgtaattgcacaaattaacacaatcataaataaaatactatgttgagaatcctttgcaggcaatgacagcTTTTgaatcaactgtccaattacttttggtcccttgaaaaagagggggctacatacaGTTGtcctcaaaggtttgcatacccttggagaattggtaatatacagctccagaacaaattaagagaccactgcccctttttctttcctttccaaaaaagttgaaagggtaggttttgagtgagaaacataagcgttcaatttgcagtggtctcttgattttaacccttctgctcctcactcaaaaccttctttttcgactttggaaaggaaagataaatgtgcagtggtctcttaatattttccggagctgtatgtaccatttgtaaagaaaacatgagcgaGCAggcacgtcttttatttcttatgagattcatattcaactgtaggttataacagaatggcaaaatcaaaagttcaaaagtctgcatacccttaaaaCTGTGTCTTGCCTAAAGGggttagcatcaatgacagtatttagtcttttgtaatagttgtctgcgaggccccgaattctgacaggtgttatagctgcccattcgacttgggtcgtcttgcatgaaccacacgtttgagatctccacatagtggctcaatgatattaaggtcaggagattgtgatggccactccagttCCTTCATATTTTTCTGCTGtgaccactggagggtcaacttgggtcattgttgtgctggagtgtcctatgcgcagctttcatgcagaagaatgcaaattgtctgctagtattttctgataatgtactgcattcatcttgcaatcaattttcacaagatagccaatgcctttagagctcacacacccacaaaacatcagtcagccaccaccatgcttcacagtggggttggtattctgttcactacaggccttgttgacccctctccaaacatagcgcttattttgtttacagtgtgccagaagctgtgaggcgtgtcaaggtatTGTCAGGTattttgtaaccaggcttttttgtggcattggcacagtaaaggttACTTCTTGGCAACTCAacaatgcagctcatttttgatCAAgcatcgtcatattgtgctccttgaaacaaccacaccgttgtctgtacctctcctctcctgtatcttatatccttttccatttttataatgttccattaacttgttacacaggtcttttgacacgtgagagctaacaaactcattgccTATTTAATTGCactaattgcattttaaaaagccacaggtgtgggaaattgaccttcaattgccattttcatctgtgtgtgtcaccttgtgtgtctgtaacaaggccaaacattcaacgGTATATCAACTTTTAcacagggccatttgggtgatttataatatcattataatttaaaaaggagccaaacaactatgttataataaattgtttcatatgatcactaaccttcaataaaatacagttattttttcattatcatattttcaaaatcaatgccaaaatgtcacaatttctgtcagCGTCTTCAAAATTATGATTTACCAGTTATTTATGAGTGATCCAAcctaaaataaaggtttattATATGTCCTCTATAGAGCTATATAATGTTGGCTGTATATAGCTCTCTATAGCAGCCGGGAAGCGCATATCTTTGACATGCATTGTTCAAACATCGACTGtcggtattattattattaa encodes:
- the LOC105008322 gene encoding TLC domain-containing protein 4-B, which gives rise to MEMFSPLVLSITAISFVTFQCLFHFVSPWISAQFCPGYHRLGPRHTIEWNSRTVSTVHAMIVGLFCIYILLFDDAVNEDPVWGNPSLVKKNVAITCGYLLSDMLLICFYWQAIGDKFFVIHHLAALYAYYYVLSIGMLPYFANFRLVAELSTPCVNQRWFFEVLGYPKKSLPNMVNGIAMTASFFMVRIAVMPLYYSRMYAVYGTEPFYRVAFGGRCAWIGPSFCLDIMNIMWMHKMARGCISVLRSPGKVKVGMLQNGKVH